In a single window of the Necator americanus strain Aroian chromosome X, whole genome shotgun sequence genome:
- a CDS encoding hypothetical protein (NECATOR_CHRX.G21619.T1), translated as MGSSSSSHQNNQDLMDHHNQYPDMNMIFKGIPKMIQVADDMHRMTDYIMDLRNMTIGLVIISVIGVCGFLLLRLVQGRSSHRRRKRSLIRHPEEGFPQVNRYYYQSQYAPEPWERPKSTFSHQSHIEEKKPVESRNSPSEIRPNGNLPYKSFNNDAQISPDVEKRPTPPVDVSPYKRAADIQLLVENLPYADS; from the exons ATGGGCAGCAGCTCATCAAGCCACCAGAATAATCAGGATTTGATGGACCATCATAATCAATATCCAGACATGAACATGATTTTCAAAGGAATACCTAAGATGATTCAG gtgGCAGACGACATGCATCGAATGACAGATTACATTATGGATCTTCGAAACATGACTATTGGTCTTGTAATAATCTCTGTCATAGGAGTATGTGGATTTCTTCTACTTCGTTTAGTACAAGGAAGGAGTTCTCATCGACGACGGAAACGGTCCTTAATTCGACAT CCAGAAGAAGGTTTTCCACAAGTGAATCGATACTACTATCAATCTCAGTATGCTCCGGAGCCGTGGGAACGTCCAAAATCGACTTTTAGTCATCAAAGTCAtattgaagagaagaaaccagtaGAAAGCCGTAACAGTCCTTCAGAGATACGGCCGAACGGCAATCTTCCGTACAAG AGTTTCAATAATGATGCCCAAATATCGCCGGATGTAGAGAAAAGGCCGACTCCTCCAGTGGATGTGTCGCCGTACAAG CGAGCTGCCGATATTCAACTTTTGGTTGAGAATCTACCGTATGCCGATTCATGA